The Juglans regia cultivar Chandler chromosome 2, Walnut 2.0, whole genome shotgun sequence genome includes a window with the following:
- the LOC118344500 gene encoding uncharacterized protein LOC118344500 isoform X1, producing the protein MWDNRVVKMVEDCIGVFLVACVLRNLEDGWTWALASVYGPNRDPDRYLLWDEVSGFYSLWELPWCICGDFNIICFPSEREGLSSMTTAMEDFSQLIFDLELLDLPLVGGEYTWSNSRGGSRLDRFLVSSSWEAHYPKSCQKRLSRVCCNHFPILLDCGGIHESKRYFKFKNMWLEVEGFVDKIRSWWLSYHFEGTPSFVLASKLKALKVDLKKWNKEVFGNVEQQKKSLWDELQSLEAEGESEVTSSRKTEVMAEIERVLLREEISWRQKSRVLWLKDKCTSFFHKMTNSHRRNNAIEMFKTENNLLSTPDEIQEHVVQFYSPLLSETEA; encoded by the exons ATGTGGGATAATAGAGTTGTCAAGATGGTAGAAGATTGTATTGGTGTTTTCTTGGTGGCCTGTGTTTTAAGAAATTTGGAAGATGGGTGGACATGGGCATTGGCAAGTGTATATGGACCCAATAGGGATCCGGATAGATACTTGCTGTGGGATGAAGTGTCAGGATTTTATTCTTTGTGGGAGCTGCCTTGGTGCATTTGtggggattttaatataatttgctTTCCAAGTGAGAGGGAGGGTTTATCTTCTATGACTACAGCTATGGAGGATTTTTCTCAGCTGATTTTTGACTTGGAACTGCTGGATTTGCCACTGGTGGGGGGTGAATATACGTGGTCTAATTCTAGAGGTGGCTCAAGACTGGACAGATTCTTAGTCTCGTCTTCATGGGAGGCTCACTATCCgaagtcatgccaaaaaagaTTGTCAAGGGTATGTTGTAACCATTTTCCCATTTTACTtgattgtgggggtattcatgaGAGTAAACGGTATTTTAAGTTTAAGAATATGTGGCTTGAAGTGGAGGGTTTCGTTGATAAG ATAAGAAGCTGGTGGCTTTCTTATCATTTTGAGGGGACTCCTAGCTTTGTTTTGGCAAGTAAACTTAAAGCTTTGAAAGTtgatttgaagaaatggaatAAGGAAGTTTTTGGAAATGTAGAGCAGCAGAAAAAATCCCTTTGGGATGAGCTTCAATCCTTAGAGGCTGAAGGGGAAAGTGAGGTGACTTCGTCTAGGAAAACAGAAGTGATGGCAGAAATTGAGAGGGTTCTTTTGAGGGAAGAAATATCATGGAGGCAGAAATCGAGAGTTCTATGGCTTAAGGATAAGTGTACTAGCTTTTTCCATAAAATGACTAATTCTCACAGGCGTAACAATGCCATTGAAATGTTCAAAACTGAAAATAATTTGCTATCCACACCTGATGAGATTCAAGAGCATGTTGTGCAGTTTTATAGTCCTCTCCTAAGTGAGACAGAAGCTTAG
- the LOC118344500 gene encoding uncharacterized protein LOC118344500 isoform X2, which translates to MWDNRVVKMVEDCIGVFLVACVLRNLEDGWTWALASVYGPNRDPDRYLLWDEVSGFYSLWELPWCICGDFNIICFPSEREGLSSMTTAMEDFSQLIFDLELLDLPLVGGEYTWSNSRGGSRLDRFLVSSSWEAHYPKSCQKRLSRVCCNHFPILLDCGGIHESKRYFKFKNMWLEVEGFVDKIRSWWLSYHFEGTPSFVLASKLKALKVDLKKWNKEVFGNVEQQKKSLWDELQSLEAEGESEVTSSRKTEVMAEIERVLLREEISWRQKSRVLWLKDKCTSFFHKMTNSHRRNNAIEMFKTENNLLSTPDEIQEHVVQFYSPLLSETEA; encoded by the exons ATGTGGGATAATAGAGTTGTCAAGATGGTAGAAGATTGTATTGGTGTTTTCTTGGTGGCCTGTGTTTTAAGAAATTTGGAAGATGGGTGGACATGGGCATTGGCAAGTGTATATGGACCCAATAGGGATCCGGATAGATACTTGCTGTGGGATGAAGTGTCAGGATTTTATTCTTTGTGGGAGCTGCCTTGGTGCATTTGtggggattttaatataatttgctTTCCAAGTGAGAGGGAGGGTTTATCTTCTATGACTACAGCTATGGAGGATTTTTCTCAGCTGATTTTTGACTTGGAACTGCTGGATTTGCCACTGGTGGGGGGTGAATATACGTGGTCTAATTCTAGAG GTGGCTCAAGACTGGACAGATTCTTAGTCTCGTCTTCATGGGAGGCTCACTATCCgaagtcatgccaaaaaagaTTGTCAAGGGTATGTTGTAACCATTTTCCCATTTTACTtgattgtgggggtattcatgaGAGTAAACGGTATTTTAAGTTTAAGAATATGTGGCTTGAAGTGGAGGGTTTCGTTGATAAGATAAGAAGCTGGTGGCTTTCTTATCATTTTGAGGGGACTCCTAGCTTTGTTTTGGCAAGTAAACTTAAAGCTTTGAAAGTtgatttgaagaaatggaatAAGGAAGTTTTTGGAAATGTAGAGCAGCAGAAAAAATCCCTTTGGGATGAGCTTCAATCCTTAGAGGCTGAAGGGGAAAGTGAGGTGACTTCGTCTAGGAAAACAGAAGTGATGGCAGAAATTGAGAGGGTTCTTTTGAGGGAAGAAATATCATGGAGGCAGAAATCGAGAGTTCTATGGCTTAAGGATAAGTGTACTAGCTTTTTCCATAAAATGACTAATTCTCACAGGCGTAACAATGCCATTGAAATGTTCAAAACTGAAAATAATTTGCTATCCACACCTGATGAGATTCAAGAGCATGTTGTGCAGTTTTATAGTCCTCTCCTAAGTGAGACAGAAGCTTAG